One stretch of Wolbachia endosymbiont of Armadillidium arcangelii DNA includes these proteins:
- the efp gene encoding elongation factor P — MAERANDIRPGQVLEHNGGLFLVVSIMHTQPGKGGAYIQAEMKNIKTGAKYYERFRSDATIRRAILDEEEYVYLFTEGNIVNLMHPSNYEQIIINLDLLGKKKAYLQDNMKIKVVTYQDKIISAHVPDYVTLTVKETESVIKGQTVTASYKPAILENEIRVNVPQFIKEGDKIVVHTPDNSYYERVKE; from the coding sequence ATGGCAGAAAGGGCTAATGATATCAGACCAGGTCAGGTTCTGGAACATAATGGTGGGTTGTTTTTGGTTGTGAGTATTATGCATACTCAACCTGGTAAAGGTGGTGCATACATACAAGCTGAAATGAAAAATATCAAAACTGGAGCAAAATACTATGAAAGGTTTCGTTCTGATGCAACAATCAGAAGGGCAATTTTAGATGAAGAGGAATATGTTTACCTTTTCACTGAGGGAAATATTGTAAATCTTATGCATCCAAGTAATTACGAGCAGATTATTATAAATTTAGATTTATTAGGGAAAAAAAAGGCTTATTTACAAGATAATATGAAAATTAAAGTAGTAACTTATCAGGATAAAATAATTTCTGCGCATGTGCCTGATTATGTTACATTAACTGTAAAAGAAACAGAATCTGTTATCAAAGGGCAGACTGTTACTGCTTCTTATAAGCCTGCAATTTTGGAAAACGAAATACGCGTTAACGTGCCTCAATTTATAAAAGAAGGTGATAAAATTGTAGTACATACTCCTGATAACAGCTATTACGAAAGAGTAAAAGAGTAG
- a CDS encoding IS5 family transposase (programmed frameshift): MRKKYPTDLSKREWSRIEKHFRVSYKKGGRPPKYSKCEILNAILYVLRTGCQWRNLPHDFPLWKAVHEQFRRWKKQRIFEKVNYDITKYSRSKMGRSEEPSACIVDSQSVKITEKGGSKVMMGAKKVNGRKRHIITDTQGFVLGCYVGAASENDRDGVKMVLDNMKEKYSNIKKMWADMGYQGKDLKTHIEEEHGIDIEIVKRPPCRFWVHKDTPPELLPQRDPGFAVQPRRWVVERTFAWINRNRRLSKEYDLLTTSTESFIYLAMSKVMLSREYA, translated from the exons ATGAGGAAAAAATATCCAACAGATTTAAGTAAAAGGGAATGGTCCCGAATAGAAAAACACTTCAGGGTATCGTATAAGAAAGGAGGAAGGCCGCCAAAATACAGTAAGTGTGAGATACTGAATGCAATTCTTTATGTACTGCGCACAGGATGTCAATGGCGCAATTTACCACACGATTTTCCGTTGTGGAAGGCTGTGCATGAACAGTTTAGAAGATGGAAAAAGCAGAGGATTTTTGAGAAAGTGAACTATGATATCACTAAATATAGTAGGTCAAAAATGGGAAGAAGTGAGGAGCCAAGCGCATGCATAGTGGATAGTCAATCGGTAAAAATCACGGAAAAAGGGGGGTCAAAGGTTATGATGG GTGCAAAAAAAGTAAATGGGAGAAAAAGACATATAATCACAGATACTCAAGGATTTGTGCTTGGTTGCTATGTAGGAGCTGCAAGCGAAAATGACAGAGATGGGGTGAAGATGGTATTGGACAATATGAAAGAAAAATACAGCAATATTAAGAAAATGTGGGCTGATATGGGGTACCAAGGAAAAGATTTAAAAACCCATATAGAGGAAGAACATGGGATAGATATTGAAATTGTGAAAAGACCTCCATGTAGGTTTTGGGTGCATAAAGATACACCACCAGAACTATTGCCACAACGGGATCCTGGATTTGCAGTACAACCGAGAAGGTGGGTGGTAGAGAGGACTTTTGCTTGGATCAATAGAAATAGAAGGCTATCAAAGGAGTACGATTTACTTACAACATCTACTGAAAGTTTCATATATCTGGCTATGAGTAAAGTTATGTTAAGTAGGGAATATGCTTGA
- a CDS encoding ABC transporter ATP-binding protein has protein sequence MRSNIRELFYYIKPNLSYFIVAFIAVLFSALTILLFGRGLTNIIDSSAEHNFTTKLLVAILIVLAISLTAFIRLYFIGIGSEKVIARIRYDLYSSITNLQPSFFENIGVQDVISALITDTSVLQSIINSSLLTILRNFVILIGSVAMLLYTNIQLTAYAAAIIPILLIIMTSLGKKVRSYARFAQDKLSELASFSEENFRSIVTIKSFVLEENEKTRFKEYLNSVSKSYVKLVLLRAILVTLVITCVIGSLVVLLFFGIKEVLSNNITIGELSSFVFYSALAAGAINNLSDNISDLQRGLGIVERLFEFKNMKSSIADADDPIKICSVQKGISFNGVTFFYADKLALNNVSFSIEAGQAVSIVGPSGSGKSTILKLLLRFHDPNKGSITIDGHNIKSIALNDLRSLFGLVPQDHMIFSCSIMENILYGKPGAEYEEVRQAATSAYAMEFIDKLSDKFDTFVGKRGLKLSEGQKQRIIIARAILKNPQILILDEATSALDYESENLVQKALSKLMQNRTTIVITHRLSTALKTDKIIVINHGKVEEVGTHDSLMSKDGLYAKLMKIG, from the coding sequence ATGCGATCTAATATTAGAGAGTTATTTTACTACATAAAACCTAATCTATCTTATTTCATCGTAGCTTTTATTGCAGTTCTATTTTCAGCTTTAACGATTCTTCTTTTTGGTAGGGGCTTAACCAACATAATTGATTCTAGCGCAGAGCACAATTTTACTACCAAACTATTAGTTGCAATACTTATAGTTTTAGCCATTTCTCTCACTGCATTTATTCGGTTATATTTCATTGGCATTGGCAGCGAAAAAGTTATCGCAAGAATCAGATATGACTTATATAGCAGTATCACTAACTTGCAACCAAGCTTCTTTGAGAATATAGGCGTACAAGATGTTATCTCAGCGTTAATTACTGATACCTCTGTGCTGCAATCAATAATAAATAGCAGCTTACTAACCATATTACGAAATTTTGTGATTCTGATTGGTAGTGTTGCCATGTTATTATATACAAATATACAACTAACTGCGTATGCAGCAGCAATAATACCTATACTACTCATTATCATGACCTCACTTGGAAAAAAAGTGCGTAGCTATGCACGCTTTGCCCAGGATAAATTAAGTGAGCTTGCGTCATTTAGTGAGGAAAATTTTCGATCTATAGTGACTATTAAATCGTTTGTACTCGAAGAAAATGAAAAAACCCGTTTTAAAGAGTATTTAAACTCAGTATCAAAATCATACGTAAAATTAGTACTCTTGCGTGCTATCCTAGTAACTCTAGTTATCACGTGTGTGATAGGTTCACTGGTTGTTTTGCTCTTTTTTGGTATTAAAGAAGTCTTAAGCAATAATATAACTATTGGAGAACTCTCCTCATTTGTGTTTTATTCAGCGCTCGCAGCAGGAGCTATAAATAATTTGAGCGATAATATCAGTGATTTACAACGAGGTCTTGGAATAGTAGAGCGTTTATTTGAATTTAAAAATATGAAAAGCTCTATAGCAGATGCCGATGATCCTATAAAAATTTGTAGTGTTCAAAAAGGAATTTCGTTTAATGGCGTAACATTTTTTTATGCTGATAAGCTAGCGTTAAATAACGTATCATTTTCTATAGAGGCAGGTCAAGCAGTATCAATTGTTGGGCCATCTGGCAGTGGTAAAAGTACCATTTTAAAGCTTCTGCTCCGTTTTCATGATCCAAACAAAGGTAGCATTACTATCGATGGGCACAATATTAAGTCAATTGCGCTAAATGACCTCAGATCGTTGTTTGGCTTAGTGCCACAAGATCACATGATATTTTCTTGCTCAATAATGGAAAATATACTATATGGCAAACCAGGTGCTGAATATGAGGAAGTAAGGCAAGCAGCTACCAGTGCTTATGCGATGGAATTTATTGATAAGCTGTCTGATAAATTCGATACATTTGTAGGAAAAAGAGGATTAAAACTCTCTGAAGGGCAAAAACAACGTATTATAATAGCAAGAGCGATACTCAAAAACCCTCAGATTTTAATACTGGATGAAGCAACTTCCGCCCTTGATTATGAAAGTGAGAACCTCGTGCAAAAAGCATTGAGCAAGTTAATGCAAAACAGAACAACGATCGTAATTACACACAGACTATCAACCGCACTTAAAACTGACAAGATTATAGTAATTAATCATGGAAAAGTAGAAGAAGTAGGAACTCATGACTCTCTAATGAGTAAAGACGGGCTGTATGCAAAGTTGATGAAGATAGGGTAG
- the rimM gene encoding ribosome maturation factor RimM (Essential for efficient processing of 16S rRNA), producing MNVCLGIITSPHGIKGAVKIKTFTEKPENISLYGELTSGDENYKISSVSVIGDNSVIAIISDVNSRNEAELLRNKKLYIERDKLPQLNNEDEFYQSDLINMEVRLESNELYGYVKSVCNFGSGDILEVLVISTKKNIMLSFTKETFPHINIKKRYIAINMPGFID from the coding sequence ATGAATGTATGTCTCGGTATAATTACTTCTCCCCACGGAATCAAAGGGGCTGTCAAAATAAAAACCTTTACTGAAAAGCCCGAAAATATTTCCCTATACGGTGAACTAACAAGTGGCGATGAAAATTACAAAATAAGCTCGGTGTCTGTTATTGGTGATAATTCAGTAATAGCAATAATCAGCGATGTAAATTCACGTAATGAAGCAGAGCTTTTAAGAAACAAGAAATTATACATAGAAAGAGACAAACTACCACAGTTAAATAATGAGGATGAATTTTATCAAAGTGACCTTATAAACATGGAAGTAAGGCTAGAGAGTAATGAATTATATGGCTATGTGAAATCTGTATGCAATTTTGGCTCAGGGGATATATTAGAAGTTTTGGTTATCAGCACAAAAAAAAACATCATGCTATCTTTCACTAAAGAAACATTTCCACATATAAATATAAAGAAAAGGTATATAGCAATCAATATGCCAGGATTTATTGATTAA
- a CDS encoding 5-formyltetrahydrofolate cyclo-ligase: protein MFKDIKQHKKEIREQYRTIRKDIDESYSNYAANSLINFFNQNLSYVKGKTIAAYIPMDGEINVVPLMCRLLYLGYKVAIPDKNQLLRFEGWNETNEDVIPDTIITTVVAFDDHFNRLGFGGGWYDAMIKKLRPLGKIFIGVAYEKQYCKDLPVEQHDQKLDIIITEMCVRFESGLPKKTDRKE from the coding sequence ATGTTCAAAGACATTAAACAGCACAAAAAGGAAATAAGAGAGCAATATAGAACTATAAGAAAAGATATTGATGAAAGTTATTCTAATTATGCGGCAAATTCCCTTATTAATTTCTTTAATCAGAACTTAAGCTACGTTAAAGGCAAAACAATTGCGGCTTACATTCCAATGGATGGGGAAATAAATGTTGTCCCTTTGATGTGTCGTTTGCTCTATTTAGGTTATAAAGTAGCAATTCCTGATAAAAATCAGTTGCTAAGATTTGAGGGATGGAACGAAACAAATGAAGATGTAATTCCCGACACAATCATTACTACTGTTGTTGCTTTTGATGATCATTTTAATAGATTAGGTTTTGGCGGTGGTTGGTATGATGCAATGATAAAAAAGTTACGGCCGCTTGGAAAAATATTTATAGGTGTAGCCTATGAGAAACAATATTGTAAAGATTTACCTGTAGAACAACATGATCAAAAATTGGATATTATAATCACTGAGATGTGTGTTAGATTTGAAAGTGGATTGCCCAAGAAAACGGATAGAAAGGAGTAG
- a CDS encoding transposase family protein, with the protein MTISYEKIAKTPYIFCQLTGLKVEEFQKIVKKVRQEWERIEKEKKCHGRKSRIGTLEDKILCVLIYYRTYITHPFLGYLFNLHNSNICRLLKRMEPLLARKITIKKDRAMTPEKILKVLADVTEQSIQRPKDVKKRKKSYSGKKRSNTIKTEIIIEETGKILSVSKSHRGRVHDFLIRKQEKFLSTNSIKYADSGYQGWQKLQSNVLIPYKKYRKKLLTAEQKEHNQKLASFRMRVENKIREIKIFKIMSHVYRNFQKKLNMRFNIISAIINLKHAF; encoded by the coding sequence ATGACAATAAGTTACGAAAAAATAGCAAAAACACCTTATATCTTTTGCCAACTAACAGGGTTAAAAGTAGAAGAATTTCAAAAAATAGTGAAAAAAGTTAGGCAAGAGTGGGAAAGGATAGAAAAAGAGAAGAAATGCCATGGAAGGAAATCACGCATTGGAACATTAGAAGATAAAATTTTATGTGTATTGATTTATTATAGAACTTATATAACTCATCCATTTTTAGGTTATTTGTTTAATTTGCACAACTCCAATATTTGCCGGCTATTGAAAAGAATGGAACCGTTACTAGCTAGAAAAATTACGATCAAGAAGGATAGAGCAATGACACCAGAGAAGATACTAAAGGTTTTAGCAGATGTTACAGAGCAGTCGATACAAAGACCTAAAGATGTTAAGAAACGAAAGAAATCCTATTCAGGGAAGAAAAGGTCTAACACAATAAAGACTGAAATTATTATAGAAGAAACTGGGAAAATTTTGTCTGTGTCAAAATCACATAGAGGTAGAGTGCACGATTTTCTCATAAGAAAACAGGAAAAGTTTCTTTCAACTAATAGCATAAAATATGCTGATTCTGGTTATCAAGGTTGGCAAAAGTTGCAGAGTAACGTTTTGATACCGTATAAAAAATATCGCAAAAAGCTACTAACAGCAGAGCAAAAGGAGCATAATCAGAAGCTTGCATCGTTTAGGATGAGAGTAGAAAATAAGATACGGGAGATCAAGATTTTCAAGATTATGTCGCACGTTTACCGCAATTTTCAGAAGAAACTTAATATGAGATTTAATATTATCTCTGCTATTATTAATCTAAAGCATGCTTTTTAA
- a CDS encoding oxidoreductase NAD-binding domain protein — translation MKNIMLIGGGVGNAVLFSIGKACLENNNKVLYFAGYKKLSDVFKRALIERASNAVVWACEEGLIDTSRDQDKSFHGNIVDAIISYQQGKLGINLNAIDKIITIGSDKMMKAVNDARKTILKPYLKSSHIAISSVNSPMQCMMKEICAQCVQQHINTETGERSFVYSCSNQDQDMEFIDFDFLSERLKQNSLQEKLTAKWIDHVQRH, via the coding sequence ATGAAGAATATAATGCTAATTGGTGGTGGAGTTGGAAATGCAGTATTATTTTCGATAGGGAAGGCGTGTCTTGAAAATAATAATAAGGTTTTGTACTTTGCTGGCTATAAGAAATTAAGTGATGTATTTAAACGAGCACTGATAGAACGTGCATCAAATGCGGTAGTTTGGGCATGTGAAGAAGGATTGATAGACACAAGCAGAGATCAAGATAAATCATTTCATGGTAATATAGTTGATGCAATAATCTCTTATCAACAAGGAAAGCTAGGTATTAATTTGAACGCTATAGATAAAATCATCACTATTGGTTCTGATAAAATGATGAAAGCTGTAAATGACGCTAGAAAAACAATTTTAAAGCCATATCTGAAGTCAAGTCACATAGCAATATCGTCAGTTAATTCTCCTATGCAATGTATGATGAAGGAAATCTGCGCTCAGTGTGTTCAGCAACATATAAATACGGAAACAGGAGAAAGGAGTTTTGTTTATAGTTGCAGTAATCAAGACCAGGATATGGAATTTATTGACTTTGATTTTTTAAGTGAGCGCTTAAAACAAAATAGTTTACAAGAAAAACTCACTGCGAAATGGATAGATCATGTTCAAAGACATTAA
- a CDS encoding inositol monophosphatase family protein: MAISSPRINAMLDSVRSASKQLIRDFNELQISSVKSADFINKTYSNSKQLIYDCLKNYKQDYEFICEDQDAKDEGYTWFIMPIEGKENFFSCMVYFAVSVCLIHKNRVVAAVIDAPALRETFWAEEKKGAFLEDFKSRHVRMRMKAREGGIIDINGDLLNKLLPGNNNVRSLGSTVLGFAYLAAGRYNGIIYSGINKYKTLLGRLFLQESGGRLKEDRGLIIAGDIN; this comes from the coding sequence ATGGCCATTTCATCACCACGAATCAATGCGATGCTTGATTCTGTACGCAGTGCCTCCAAGCAGCTTATACGTGATTTTAATGAATTGCAAATTTCCAGTGTTAAGTCAGCGGACTTTATCAATAAAACTTATTCAAATTCCAAGCAACTTATATACGATTGCTTGAAAAATTACAAACAAGACTATGAGTTTATTTGTGAAGATCAAGATGCAAAAGACGAAGGTTATACTTGGTTTATTATGCCCATAGAGGGCAAGGAAAATTTTTTTAGCTGCATGGTTTACTTTGCAGTATCAGTTTGTCTCATTCATAAAAACAGAGTTGTAGCAGCTGTGATTGATGCCCCAGCCCTTAGAGAAACTTTTTGGGCAGAAGAAAAGAAAGGTGCTTTTCTTGAAGATTTTAAATCTCGTCATGTAAGAATGCGAATGAAAGCCCGTGAAGGGGGGATAATAGACATAAATGGTGATTTATTAAATAAATTATTGCCTGGCAATAATAATGTACGCTCCCTCGGCTCGACAGTTCTGGGTTTCGCATACCTTGCTGCCGGAAGATACAATGGAATAATTTACTCTGGAATTAACAAATACAAAACTTTGCTCGGCAGACTTTTTCTGCAAGAAAGTGGTGGAAGGTTAAAGGAAGATAGAGGGCTCATCATTGCTGGAGATATAAACTGA
- a CDS encoding SurA N-terminal domain-containing protein, whose product MHKILILLLIMLPFRLLATEIEIVADVNGEPISNLDIEKRINLINSLFGTQSVNQKEAKPQILRELIDEIIIINEARRLNIKLSNEELDNAIMLFLTQNFKLKANEADQYVKKHNIDLNILKKQMKRQLLWDKIIEVGIMPFIKISDKEVDDVKRQTEKPDYLITFQEFIIPDQKGKDVYGIAKDLVKKLRNSNNPESSIKIRKATVNLSQFKDKLKSVLERLETGDIAGPVSFSGGYSVIKVIDKVQLSYALLESTLKLKQIVVEGSESLLDNLKEQKVNCLNFDKLADNFKLPNAKEFEIKMRDLSPDLQILFSKTSVNEIVELRKNGTAKLIILCDIKSNVADIEAIKWQMRQQKIMIQSNLLLDDMRKNSAVSYRH is encoded by the coding sequence ATGCATAAAATATTAATTTTACTATTAATAATGTTGCCATTTAGGTTGCTTGCAACCGAGATTGAAATTGTTGCAGATGTAAATGGTGAGCCAATTTCAAATTTGGACATCGAAAAACGCATCAACTTGATAAATTCATTGTTTGGCACTCAAAGTGTTAATCAAAAAGAAGCAAAGCCTCAAATTCTTAGGGAGCTAATAGACGAAATTATCATTATCAACGAAGCGCGGAGGCTGAATATAAAATTGAGCAACGAGGAGTTAGATAATGCTATCATGTTATTTTTAACCCAAAATTTTAAACTTAAGGCTAATGAAGCTGATCAATACGTAAAGAAGCATAATATAGATCTCAACATCCTAAAAAAACAAATGAAGCGTCAGCTGTTGTGGGACAAGATTATTGAAGTAGGAATTATGCCATTTATTAAGATAAGCGATAAAGAAGTAGATGATGTAAAAAGGCAAACAGAAAAGCCGGATTATCTTATCACGTTCCAAGAGTTTATAATTCCTGATCAAAAAGGCAAGGACGTTTATGGTATAGCTAAAGATCTAGTAAAAAAATTACGTAATAGTAATAACCCAGAATCTTCAATAAAGATACGTAAAGCAACAGTTAATTTAAGTCAGTTCAAAGATAAACTTAAGAGCGTTTTAGAAAGACTAGAAACCGGCGATATAGCAGGTCCGGTTAGTTTCAGCGGAGGTTACTCCGTTATAAAAGTCATAGATAAAGTACAGCTTAGTTATGCGCTGCTGGAAAGCACTTTAAAATTAAAACAGATTGTGGTTGAAGGTTCAGAAAGTTTATTGGATAATCTCAAGGAGCAAAAAGTTAATTGTTTAAATTTTGATAAATTGGCAGATAATTTTAAGCTGCCAAATGCAAAAGAGTTTGAAATAAAAATGCGAGATTTAAGTCCTGATTTACAGATTTTATTTAGTAAAACAAGTGTGAATGAGATAGTAGAATTGAGAAAAAATGGCACTGCAAAGTTGATAATATTGTGTGATATCAAGAGTAATGTAGCGGATATAGAAGCAATTAAATGGCAGATGCGCCAACAAAAAATTATGATACAAAGCAACTTGTTATTAGATGATATGCGTAAAAATTCAGCTGTCAGTTACCGGCATTAG